Part of the Paenibacillus sp. FSL R7-0273 genome is shown below.
CGATGAAGACTGCAGTGTCTGCAAGGGAAGGCAGGTCAAGCCCCCGCAGCGGAACCATCGGATGCAGCAGCACTGCGGAGCGGAAAACAGGCCCGTAGTGGAACAGCAGGCTGCCGGCGATATTGGCTCCGTTGGAGTAGCCGACTGCTACAAGCTTGCTGCTGTCAAAGCCGTACTGCTCCGCAGCGCTGTCCAGGAACTGCTTCACTTCATGGGTACGGAAGATGAGGTCCTCCTCATCGAATACCCCCTCGGCAAGCCGCCGGAAGTAGCGCGGCATTCCATTCTCCAGCACATTCCCGCGGATGCCCAGCACCGAAGAGCCGGGAGACAGCATCTCCGCCAGCGGAAGCAGATCGTGCTCATTGCCCCCCGTACCGTGGAATAAGACTAAAGTTGGCTGGCTGGCATCTGTACCTTTTTTAAAAATATGAATCATACCCGGTTCACCTCCACTTCACGGATCTCGAATGGACTCAGCTTCGCTTCAATTACCGCACGGTTTGGCTCAAACCACGCCGGCAGCATCAGCTTTTCACCCAGCTTATCAGCTTCCTCGTCCCGGGCAAAGCCCGGAGGATCGGT
Proteins encoded:
- a CDS encoding alpha/beta hydrolase — encoded protein: MIHIFKKGTDASQPTLVLFHGTGGNEHDLLPLAEMLSPGSSVLGIRGNVLENGMPRYFRRLAEGVFDEEDLIFRTHEVKQFLDSAAEQYGFDSSKLVAVGYSNGANIAGSLLFHYGPVFRSAVLLHPMVPLRGLDLPSLADTAVFIGAGTNDPLIRAEETRELEQLLQGAGAEVATHWGNQGHRLSTAEVEAARSWLGQQGKGN